Proteins found in one Maridesulfovibrio sp. genomic segment:
- a CDS encoding periplasmic heavy metal sensor: MKKTIIAIAMVLAAGMAFTTTNALAWGNGPGHGMHGRQMMGGGQMMGGYYQQGNNTAYQQFLDQTRDLRTSLRADRAELQAIMAGTNPDPAKVRTLVESIAKKEIQLSDQAKANNVSFGRMGPRGGGYNCPAGYGRSW; this comes from the coding sequence ATGAAAAAGACAATTATCGCAATCGCAATGGTACTGGCAGCAGGAATGGCCTTCACCACCACCAACGCCCTCGCATGGGGAAATGGACCGGGGCATGGCATGCACGGAAGACAAATGATGGGTGGTGGACAGATGATGGGCGGCTACTATCAGCAGGGTAATAATACTGCGTATCAGCAATTTCTCGATCAAACCCGTGATCTCAGAACTTCACTCAGAGCCGATCGCGCAGAACTTCAGGCAATAATGGCCGGAACCAATCCTGATCCTGCAAAGGTTCGCACTCTTGTTGAAAGTATCGCCAAGAAGGAAATCCAGCTTTCTGATCAGGCCAAAGCCAATAACGTTTCTTTCGGTCGCATGGGCCCCAGAGGCGGTGGATACAACTGTCCTGCAGGTTACGGACGCAGCTGGTAG
- a CDS encoding pentapeptide repeat-containing protein has product MLVPSLSESCVTLDEFKPKSDLTYKKMTGLKLHNINVTQSLLAGSLFRETVVSSSTFHRCDFEGTRIENCKFKSTSFELADIRSCDFSNTVFKECIFDSAFIKNCNFTECIFETCSFKKSAFTESSAKLCKFNKMDLTGSTTMLNEYVNCEFITTSLGNCTFLLHICLNCSFLNVSFNLDSIGLIYGINEQNIIDNDFVFLGNEEGVNDKHELASSIINEYERRRWVLQAGIARLNFGIMSPMEFTEYLCLYIELSIKNNIIVKKEDMLFIGNIFNLLLRLESLPYLGVQSLLKFSHRYFSSSDSIGSQNMEALQTLANNLMLNIVSMQDNLANNLSSVGNVELECEAEFIMSFQRELEFDLCNLLDNVAYIVSGFKTKSRIVNTKEGSFIYYIYTTVAAVFGFQLILWMLNGCLIQLTEVYARVKALNDGPPKEYQEIAQSSKHPIPPEIQQALEIFLKHALDSDFSSDSLHKGLDISNFISVDVKKS; this is encoded by the coding sequence ATGCTCGTCCCATCATTATCAGAGTCTTGTGTTACCTTAGACGAATTCAAACCCAAAAGTGATTTAACATACAAAAAGATGACTGGCTTAAAGTTGCACAATATAAATGTAACTCAATCTTTACTTGCTGGTTCTCTGTTTAGAGAGACTGTCGTGTCTAGTAGCACATTTCATAGATGCGATTTTGAGGGTACAAGAATTGAAAATTGCAAATTTAAATCAACAAGTTTTGAGCTTGCTGATATAAGGTCATGCGATTTTTCTAATACAGTATTTAAAGAGTGCATATTTGATTCTGCTTTTATAAAAAATTGTAACTTTACAGAGTGTATTTTTGAGACTTGTTCCTTTAAAAAGAGTGCCTTTACAGAGTCTTCTGCCAAATTGTGCAAATTTAACAAAATGGACCTCACAGGTTCCACAACAATGTTGAATGAATATGTAAACTGCGAATTTATAACAACCTCGCTTGGAAACTGCACTTTTTTGCTGCACATATGTTTAAATTGTAGTTTTTTAAATGTTAGTTTTAATCTTGACAGTATTGGCCTTATCTATGGGATAAACGAACAAAATATAATCGATAATGATTTCGTTTTTCTTGGCAATGAAGAAGGTGTGAACGATAAGCATGAATTGGCATCGTCAATAATAAATGAATACGAAAGACGTAGATGGGTTTTACAAGCAGGCATAGCTAGGCTTAATTTTGGAATTATGTCCCCAATGGAGTTTACTGAATATCTTTGTTTGTATATTGAGCTTAGTATTAAGAATAATATTATTGTCAAAAAAGAAGATATGTTGTTTATTGGCAACATATTTAATCTTCTTTTAAGACTTGAATCTCTTCCGTACTTGGGCGTGCAGTCTTTGCTAAAATTTTCGCATCGATATTTTTCGTCAAGCGATAGTATTGGGTCTCAAAATATGGAGGCTCTACAAACTTTAGCAAATAATTTAATGCTAAATATTGTGTCTATGCAAGACAATCTAGCTAATAATTTGTCTAGTGTTGGGAATGTCGAACTAGAGTGTGAAGCTGAATTTATAATGTCATTTCAGAGAGAACTAGAGTTTGACTTATGTAATTTACTTGACAATGTGGCATATATAGTCAGTGGATTTAAAACTAAATCAAGGATAGTTAATACAAAAGAAGGTTCTTTTATATATTACATATATACAACAGTAGCAGCAGTTTTTGGTTTTCAACTAATTCTTTGGATGCTCAACGGTTGTTTAATTCAACTCACTGAAGTTTATGCCCGAGTTAAGGCGTTAAATGATGGCCCCCCTAAAGAATATCAAGAAATTGCGCAAAGCTCTAAGCATCCTATCCCTCCAGAAATTCAACAGGCTTTGGAAATTTTTTTAAAACATGCCCTTGATTCTGACTTCTCGTCTGATTCACTCCACAAAGGACTTGATATTTCTAATTTTATTTCTGTCGATGTAAAAAAATCATAA
- a CDS encoding SHOCT domain-containing protein, protein MYGCNYLGFGPGGSFMGSGLMGGGFLGMFINILIIALIAYLIFKLVQNLGNSGVTNPRKSNRKDSVQILRERFARGDIDEDEYLKRKEILED, encoded by the coding sequence ATGTATGGATGTAACTATCTCGGATTCGGTCCCGGAGGAAGCTTTATGGGTAGCGGATTAATGGGTGGAGGTTTTTTGGGAATGTTCATAAATATACTGATTATCGCACTTATCGCATACCTCATTTTCAAGCTGGTTCAGAACCTCGGCAATAGCGGTGTAACGAATCCCCGGAAGAGCAACCGCAAGGATTCAGTCCAAATTCTCAGGGAAAGATTCGCAAGGGGCGACATCGACGAAGATGAATACCTTAAAAGAAAAGAAATCCTTGAAGATTAA
- a CDS encoding adenylate/guanylate cyclase domain-containing protein, giving the protein MQEHVDSARDMILFEFGEPVAELLYLASLSEATEAFTSIISHDNLADLVSLSRIKRKYDQIRLIDRYGMEVVKIYYNDGAPVVAKDKELFFRGTKECFSKANVLKRDQIYVSPLDLNVKQGEVEIPHKPTIRMATPLFDSEGKRRGLAVLNYLGEYLFPYLDSPDEALGEEIFLVNNKGYYLFSPNPEINWGFMLDNRADNKFQTRFPQSWDAIKKNKSGHVINEQGVFAYTTINISEVEHDSAAEIISHAGDWKVISFVPTSSLDKSTDQLFRDISHFVRILILVAAVICLILGRIRFSKAKTETSVLEMTKSYERFVPREFLTLLKKERYRDITLESHVRRFMGILFSDIRSYTHISESREPEEVLLFLNQYFQSVNPAISSNRGFVDSFHGDALLALFQEKPDDAVQAAIDMRVNLDAFNTKREENGEDPIKIGIGVHFGEVTLGTVGTTYRMQATVIGDAVNLASRIESVTKNFKIGIVLTGDALEMMESPDKFHIREIDTVRVKGKEHPVVLYEVFDNDPAEIRDAKSEMIPLMTQGLQFYKKGEFQKALDIFKICADSCAEDSIPPIYIKRCSTFLRVPPGSGWTGVSSV; this is encoded by the coding sequence GTGCAGGAACATGTGGATTCAGCCCGGGATATGATTCTTTTTGAATTCGGAGAGCCGGTCGCCGAGCTTTTATATTTGGCAAGTTTAAGTGAGGCTACTGAAGCTTTTACATCCATTATTTCTCATGACAATCTTGCTGATCTGGTAAGTCTTTCCAGAATTAAGCGGAAATATGACCAGATCAGGCTCATTGACCGTTATGGTATGGAAGTTGTTAAAATTTATTATAATGACGGAGCCCCTGTCGTTGCCAAGGATAAAGAACTGTTTTTCAGAGGTACTAAAGAATGTTTCAGCAAAGCAAATGTTCTGAAAAGGGATCAGATTTATGTCTCTCCGCTTGATTTAAATGTAAAGCAGGGCGAAGTGGAGATCCCGCATAAACCGACTATCAGAATGGCAACACCTCTCTTTGACAGCGAGGGTAAAAGACGCGGGCTGGCGGTTCTGAATTATCTGGGTGAATATCTCTTTCCATACCTTGATTCTCCCGATGAAGCATTGGGTGAGGAAATATTTTTAGTTAATAATAAAGGTTATTACCTGTTTAGCCCAAACCCTGAAATTAACTGGGGGTTCATGCTTGACAACAGAGCCGATAATAAATTTCAAACCAGATTTCCGCAGAGCTGGGATGCGATAAAGAAGAATAAATCCGGTCATGTTATAAATGAGCAGGGAGTGTTCGCTTATACCACTATAAACATAAGCGAGGTAGAGCATGATTCTGCCGCTGAAATTATATCCCATGCCGGTGACTGGAAAGTTATTTCGTTCGTCCCAACCTCATCTTTAGATAAAAGTACTGATCAACTGTTCCGTGATATCTCGCATTTTGTCCGTATATTGATCCTTGTTGCTGCTGTGATTTGCCTTATTCTCGGCAGGATACGTTTTTCCAAAGCAAAAACAGAAACTTCCGTTCTGGAGATGACCAAATCATACGAGCGCTTCGTGCCCCGTGAGTTTTTGACTCTTCTTAAAAAAGAGCGGTATCGCGATATTACACTGGAAAGTCATGTCCGCAGATTCATGGGGATTTTGTTCAGTGATATCCGTTCTTATACCCATATCTCCGAATCACGGGAACCTGAGGAAGTGCTGCTTTTTCTGAATCAATATTTTCAATCAGTAAACCCCGCGATTTCATCTAACAGAGGTTTTGTTGATTCGTTTCACGGTGATGCTCTTCTGGCTTTGTTTCAGGAAAAACCTGATGACGCAGTACAGGCCGCAATTGATATGCGTGTAAATCTGGATGCATTCAATACGAAAAGAGAAGAGAATGGTGAAGATCCTATTAAGATCGGTATTGGTGTTCATTTCGGGGAAGTTACACTGGGAACGGTTGGGACTACTTATCGTATGCAGGCGACTGTTATTGGTGATGCCGTGAATCTGGCCTCACGCATTGAGTCCGTAACCAAGAATTTTAAGATAGGCATAGTACTTACCGGTGATGCTCTGGAAATGATGGAATCTCCTGATAAATTTCACATCAGGGAAATTGATACCGTACGGGTTAAGGGGAAAGAGCATCCTGTTGTGCTGTATGAAGTATTTGACAATGATCCAGCTGAAATAAGAGACGCTAAATCGGAAATGATACCGCTTATGACTCAGGGGTTGCAGTTTTATAAGAAAGGTGAATTTCAAAAAGCATTGGATATCTTTAAGATTTGTGCTGATTCTTGCGCAGAAGACAGTATCCCACCGATTTATATTAAAAGATGCAGTACGTTTCTCCGTGTACCTCCCGGTTCCGGGTGGACTGGAGTAAGTTCTGTGTAA
- a CDS encoding tetratricopeptide repeat protein has protein sequence MRIRYLTLLLVLMVGLCFGDLAYAQIKTITKTIRQPFGGVQSPEDARITALTRAKRSALEQAGTYIESLTEVRDGMLESDDIMAIAAGVLSTEILKEKKYVEGDSFGIEVTALVRVDQSVLEQRVKAFLEDRRALENYRELEKRQVELLKRIKRLEADNENLKNGSNEQRQGLKEEYTQVTEGLVASDWLSKGWSARDSNQELEYYNKAIATDPEYALAYYSRAFYYQINDQFHKSLRDINRVIELEPENAEAYRFRGDVYKLMDQPQNAIRDYDKSIELNPDYYRAYSDRGTVYLNNGQFEIAIQDYTKAIALDPEYESAYYYRGESYSAMGRNRKALADYNKAIALDSEDGFAYYGRGNVYFEMDEHRKAVEDYNKVIAFGLADGWVYNNRGISYFSLGDYDNACRDAEKGAELGVGTALKLLREEGECR, from the coding sequence ATGAGAATTCGTTATCTTACGCTTTTGTTGGTATTAATGGTGGGGCTGTGCTTTGGGGACTTGGCTTACGCCCAGATAAAAACCATCACTAAAACAATTCGCCAGCCGTTTGGAGGGGTGCAATCGCCCGAGGACGCCCGGATTACGGCCCTGACGCGTGCCAAGCGCAGTGCTTTGGAACAAGCTGGCACATATATCGAAAGTCTGACCGAGGTTCGCGATGGCATGCTGGAATCTGACGACATTATGGCCATTGCCGCCGGAGTGCTCAGCACGGAAATATTGAAAGAAAAAAAGTATGTTGAGGGCGATTCCTTCGGCATTGAAGTTACGGCCCTGGTTCGTGTGGATCAATCCGTGTTGGAGCAACGGGTTAAGGCGTTTCTTGAAGACCGGCGCGCTCTTGAAAATTATAGGGAGTTGGAAAAGCGTCAGGTAGAGCTTTTGAAACGGATTAAGAGGTTGGAAGCGGACAATGAGAATTTAAAGAATGGTAGTAACGAGCAACGGCAAGGACTTAAAGAGGAATATACGCAGGTCACTGAGGGATTGGTTGCGTCCGACTGGCTCAGTAAAGGATGGAGTGCAAGAGATTCAAACCAAGAACTTGAATATTATAATAAGGCCATTGCCACGGACCCTGAGTATGCACTGGCATACTATAGTAGAGCCTTTTACTACCAGATTAATGATCAATTTCATAAATCGTTGCGCGATATCAACAGAGTAATTGAACTTGAACCAGAAAATGCTGAAGCGTACCGTTTTCGAGGTGATGTATATAAATTAATGGACCAGCCCCAAAATGCGATACGTGATTACGATAAATCTATTGAATTGAATCCCGACTACTACAGAGCATATTCAGATCGTGGAACAGTTTATCTCAATAACGGTCAATTCGAAATTGCAATACAGGATTACACAAAGGCAATTGCTTTGGATCCTGAGTACGAATCAGCATACTATTATCGCGGAGAATCCTACTCTGCAATGGGCCGGAACCGTAAGGCATTAGCAGATTACAATAAGGCCATTGCTCTGGATTCAGAAGATGGATTTGCTTACTATGGCCGTGGAAATGTATATTTTGAGATGGATGAGCACAGAAAAGCAGTAGAAGACTACAACAAGGTCATTGCTTTTGGTCTCGCAGATGGTTGGGTATATAATAACCGCGGGATTTCGTATTTCAGTCTGGGAGATTATGATAACGCTTGCCGAGATGCCGAAAAGGGCGCGGAATTAGGAGTGGGTACGGCATTAAAATTATTGCGTGAAGAAGGGGAGTGCCGCTAA
- a CDS encoding DUF1566 domain-containing protein, with protein sequence MSENRFITHENTVLDTATGLTWTLNAAVTFTGLPWLEALQFVSEMNKQNKFGKNDWRLPNRRELNSLIDYSEKQPAMLKGHPFQDVWKGWYWTSTTYAGATDYAWRVQFTGGRMFFGKKVEDSLVWPVRGSSEKLLQTGQTACFDEQGKTINCTDSGQDGEVKAGISWDGSRFRKCDNDVEDLMTGLCWSRQASLTGKQVSWASAMKAVKDMARQSGERWRMPTIQELESLTDCSQFSPALPADHPFIEVPEACWSSTTSGFDPDWVFCLYWKKGAVGVGYKANEDFHVWAVKDSR encoded by the coding sequence ATGTCTGAGAATCGCTTCATCACTCATGAAAACACGGTCTTGGATACCGCTACAGGACTGACATGGACACTGAATGCGGCTGTTACATTTACCGGTCTTCCGTGGTTGGAAGCACTGCAGTTTGTGAGCGAAATGAATAAGCAGAATAAATTTGGGAAGAATGATTGGCGTTTACCCAACAGGCGCGAGCTTAATTCACTTATCGACTATAGCGAGAAACAACCGGCTATGCTTAAGGGACATCCGTTTCAGGATGTCTGGAAAGGATGGTACTGGACATCAACAACATATGCGGGCGCTACGGATTATGCTTGGAGAGTTCAGTTTACCGGTGGCCGGATGTTCTTTGGTAAAAAGGTCGAAGATTCCCTTGTATGGCCTGTACGCGGTTCATCTGAAAAACTTTTACAAACAGGACAGACAGCATGTTTCGATGAGCAGGGCAAAACAATTAACTGCACGGACTCAGGTCAAGACGGCGAAGTAAAAGCTGGAATCAGCTGGGACGGATCACGCTTTCGTAAATGTGATAATGATGTAGAAGATCTGATGACAGGACTCTGCTGGTCAAGACAGGCCAGCCTCACAGGGAAGCAAGTCAGCTGGGCTTCGGCCATGAAAGCAGTCAAGGACATGGCTCGTCAGAGCGGAGAGAGATGGCGCATGCCTACAATTCAAGAGCTGGAATCATTAACCGACTGTTCACAATTTTCCCCGGCTCTTCCGGCAGACCATCCATTTATCGAGGTCCCGGAAGCCTGCTGGTCCTCAACCACAAGTGGATTTGACCCTGACTGGGTATTTTGCCTGTACTGGAAAAAAGGAGCTGTTGGTGTTGGTTACAAGGCAAATGAAGACTTCCATGTATGGGCGGTAAAAGACTCTCGGTGA
- a CDS encoding tyrosine-type recombinase/integrase yields MKFNRAIKSFLQYCLVERALSPLTLNAYQKDLDQFLSITDSENYDVTSLDKEIIRSYLSVINNGYKPKTLKRKLATLKSFFNFLEREDLIPVTPFRKLHIKIDRSKQLPKTIKESSLSQILKYAYLEQQKFCQSSKAYMEITRDICVIELLFATGIRVSELCDIAPQEIDLKNNKLKINGKGNKQRMIPLCEKNSLKILKEYTRLYKDKFHDSTSFFLNRDLRPLSDQSVRRIIKKYSKIAGITENITPHMFRHTIATMLLENGVDIRNIQILLGHSSLSVTEIYTHVSLSSQRDILVKKHPRRKIR; encoded by the coding sequence ATGAAATTCAATCGAGCTATTAAATCATTCCTGCAGTACTGTTTAGTAGAAAGAGCACTCTCCCCATTGACTCTAAATGCATACCAAAAAGACCTTGATCAATTCTTAAGCATTACTGACTCAGAAAATTATGACGTAACATCTTTAGATAAAGAAATAATTAGGTCATATTTATCAGTGATTAATAATGGATATAAACCGAAAACATTAAAGCGAAAGCTCGCAACTTTAAAATCATTTTTTAATTTTTTAGAAAGAGAAGATCTTATACCTGTTACTCCATTTAGAAAACTTCATATCAAGATTGACAGATCTAAACAATTACCAAAAACAATAAAAGAATCATCTTTATCTCAAATTTTAAAATACGCATATCTTGAACAACAAAAATTTTGCCAATCCAGCAAAGCCTATATGGAAATTACTAGAGATATTTGTGTAATAGAATTACTCTTCGCTACAGGAATTAGGGTGTCAGAATTGTGTGATATAGCACCTCAAGAAATTGATCTAAAAAATAATAAGCTAAAAATAAATGGTAAAGGCAACAAACAACGTATGATTCCACTATGCGAAAAGAACTCACTCAAAATTTTAAAAGAATATACCCGCCTTTATAAAGACAAATTCCATGACTCTACATCATTCTTTCTAAACAGAGACTTGCGGCCACTCTCCGATCAATCTGTAAGGCGAATTATCAAGAAGTACAGCAAAATTGCCGGGATAACTGAAAACATAACCCCTCACATGTTCCGCCACACCATTGCGACCATGTTGCTGGAAAACGGCGTAGATATAAGAAATATTCAAATATTACTAGGCCATAGCTCATTATCTGTCACAGAAATATACACTCACGTGAGCCTTTCATCACAGCGGGACATATTGGTAAAAAAACATCCGAGGAGAAAGATTAGGTAG
- a CDS encoding diguanylate cyclase, with product MLNKIIIIIFIFLIQVPNLAAMELTEAEQNWLNSHQNIRYAPAPNYPPIEFFDKQGRFSGITSDILHILKEKFNINFKIVKYDTWAEVVAATKQGNVDAWGCAAKNKERLKYMTFPTPYIYFPSVLIVRENIKSNYTIEDLAGKKVAVVKNYATHKYMKENFPDYNLIVVPDIETGLRFVSIGSADVMIATNAVASYFSEKTGINNLRVAGVVEEKDLDLNLGFAVRSDWPELAGILQKAMDSISEAQKKEIFRKWISLKPSKMLLTKTQFILLGTLCLFLLFLFFFFWNITLKKQIQAKTKGLQATNKELSVIFNNTPVGILYIVDRKIKRCNPELLRMTGYRMEELLGSNSRKILVTDEDYKLIGDAYEKEMKDGGIFTTEIQIKDKNNNIFWCRIIGQAEIHSGSKINSIWMVNDISVQKELEYALRKQAATDPLTGINNRRSFYELATKEMERGIRTKQPFSFLMLDIDHFKNVNDTYGHSVGDDVLKFFCRITNSLIRDYDIFGRLGGEEFGLYMPATDRAVSLKVAERIRSTIESSSFEVDGNTIQFKVSIGISTHNAREIGVSFDELITQADKALYEAKRTGRNKIKTFSS from the coding sequence TTGCTCAACAAAATAATAATTATAATATTCATCTTCCTAATTCAGGTTCCCAATCTTGCCGCGATGGAATTAACCGAAGCTGAACAAAACTGGCTGAACAGTCACCAGAACATCAGATATGCACCCGCCCCTAATTACCCCCCTATTGAATTTTTTGATAAACAAGGCCGCTTTTCGGGAATAACAAGCGATATTCTTCATATTTTGAAAGAAAAATTTAATATTAACTTCAAGATAGTTAAATATGATACATGGGCTGAAGTTGTTGCGGCAACAAAGCAGGGAAATGTCGATGCATGGGGATGCGCCGCCAAGAACAAAGAAAGACTTAAATATATGACCTTTCCGACTCCGTATATTTATTTTCCGTCGGTTCTGATTGTCAGAGAGAATATCAAATCCAACTATACGATAGAGGATCTCGCAGGCAAAAAAGTTGCTGTGGTCAAGAATTATGCGACCCATAAATATATGAAAGAAAACTTTCCCGACTACAATCTTATAGTGGTACCTGACATAGAAACAGGTCTGAGATTTGTTTCTATAGGTTCAGCCGATGTTATGATTGCAACAAACGCGGTGGCTTCATATTTCTCCGAAAAAACGGGAATCAACAACCTGAGAGTTGCGGGAGTTGTAGAGGAAAAAGATCTTGACCTGAATCTCGGCTTCGCGGTGAGATCTGACTGGCCTGAACTGGCCGGTATTCTTCAAAAAGCTATGGACTCGATCAGCGAGGCTCAGAAAAAAGAGATTTTCAGAAAATGGATCAGCCTTAAACCGTCGAAAATGCTTTTGACAAAGACCCAGTTTATTTTACTTGGAACTCTCTGCCTCTTTTTACTTTTCCTGTTCTTTTTCTTTTGGAACATAACATTGAAAAAACAGATTCAGGCCAAAACAAAAGGACTACAAGCAACGAACAAAGAACTCTCAGTTATATTTAATAACACCCCGGTTGGGATTTTATATATTGTAGACAGAAAAATAAAACGTTGTAATCCTGAATTACTAAGGATGACAGGATACCGTATGGAGGAGCTGTTAGGTTCCAATAGCAGAAAAATATTGGTAACGGATGAAGACTATAAGCTTATTGGAGACGCATATGAAAAAGAGATGAAAGACGGTGGTATTTTTACAACAGAGATTCAAATTAAGGACAAAAACAATAACATTTTCTGGTGCCGTATTATCGGTCAGGCAGAGATTCACAGTGGCAGCAAAATAAACAGTATCTGGATGGTAAATGATATTTCCGTGCAAAAAGAACTTGAGTATGCCCTGCGAAAACAGGCCGCTACAGACCCACTGACCGGTATCAATAATAGAAGAAGTTTTTACGAATTAGCCACTAAAGAGATGGAAAGAGGTATTAGAACTAAACAGCCCTTCTCCTTTTTAATGCTCGATATTGATCATTTCAAAAATGTGAATGACACTTATGGTCACAGCGTAGGAGATGACGTTCTCAAGTTCTTCTGCAGAATCACGAATTCTTTAATACGGGATTACGATATATTTGGAAGATTGGGCGGCGAAGAATTCGGCTTGTACATGCCTGCGACTGATCGTGCCGTTTCTTTAAAAGTTGCAGAAAGAATCCGCAGCACAATTGAATCGAGTTCTTTTGAAGTAGATGGCAACACAATACAGTTCAAAGTAAGCATTGGAATAAGTACACATAATGCACGCGAAATCGGAGTATCCTTTGACGAATTAATAACTCAGGCTGATAAAGCATTATATGAGGCAAAAAGAACCGGCAGAAACAAGATAAAAACATTTTCATCATAA
- a CDS encoding bacteriohemerythrin, translated as MAFIDWEDKYRINVAEVDRQHKGLFDILNRLHQSVISGEDKSMQSVILDDLIDYTVEHFATEEKMFKETGYPGYENHKEVHDDLTRQAVNIQNEFRNDNATISFDLLDFLNEWLTTHTLGLDQEAGDFLNSKGIF; from the coding sequence ATGGCTTTTATTGATTGGGAAGATAAGTATAGAATCAACGTGGCTGAGGTGGATAGGCAGCATAAAGGCCTTTTCGACATTCTTAACCGCCTTCACCAGTCTGTTATTAGCGGTGAAGATAAGTCCATGCAATCCGTTATCCTAGATGATTTGATTGACTACACCGTTGAACATTTTGCCACTGAAGAAAAAATGTTTAAGGAAACAGGTTATCCCGGATACGAAAACCATAAAGAAGTTCATGATGATCTAACGCGTCAGGCCGTTAATATTCAAAATGAATTCAGAAATGATAATGCGACGATATCATTCGATCTGTTGGATTTTCTGAATGAATGGCTGACTACGCACACTTTGGGTCTGGATCAGGAGGCCGGGGATTTCTTAAACAGTAAAGGAATATTTTGA